The genomic interval GCTGAGAGTGGCGAAGTTGATGACATCAATCATCAGCGTCAATAAACTTCTCCTATAACAAGAAGGTTGGGATTTGATTAGGATTCCAACCTCTTACTTTTTTTAACGTACATATCACTTGCATTAAAGACAAAGAGAGCATTTTAAATTGGGGTGAAAGAAAGTGTCCAAAATACCTGTTAGACAGCAGCGTCTGATATTCTTTCTAATTATAGATTCGCTTATCGTCGCATTCTCTGTCTTCTTAAGTTATTCAATTTTAGAACCATATTTTCGTGGCTATTCATTAACACTACTAATATTATCTTCATTAGTTTTACTATGTTCGCATCATATTTTTGCGAGTGTTTTCAATTTATACCATCGTGCATGGGAATATGCCAGTATTAATGAGATGTTTGTTATTGTTAAAGCTGTAACCTGTTCAATGGCTTTGACTGTGCTTGTCGTACCGTTCTTCACACATGAAGGTCCATTTTTAAGATTGTATTTTATTACATGGATGATGCATATTCTGTTAATCGGCGGTTCAAGATTATCTTGGAGAATCTTCAATAGAACGGTTAATCGTCGAGGAAGAAAATCAAAAAACACTTTAGTTATCGGTGCAGGTGCAGGTGGTTCAATGCTGGTTCAACAAATGTTGAAACGACCTGGAATGGGTATGGAACCTGTACTTGCTGTAGATGATGATCCTAATAAACAAAAATTGACGATTACAGAAGGTGTCAAAGTTCAAGGTAAAATTGAAGACGTACCTGACTTAGTACGTAAATATCGTATTAAAAAGATTATTATTGCAATTCCAACATTATCCCAAAAACGATTACGTGAAATTAATGAAGTTTGTGAAAATTTAGGCGTCACTGTATTGAAAATGCCGAATATTGAAGAAGTCATGTCTGGTGAGCTTGAAGTTAACCAACTGAAAAAAGTTGAAGTGGAAGATTTGCTTGGACGCGACCCAGTAGAGTTAGATATGCAGTTGATTTCTAAAGAATTAACACATCAAACGATTATGGTTACTGGTGCAGGCGGTTCTATCGGTTCAGAAATCTGTCGTCAAGTTTGCCGTTTTGCACCTGCTAGAATTATCTTACTCGGACACGGTGAGAATAGTATCTACTTAATTCACCAAGAACTACAAAAACAATATGGCGATCAAATTGATATTGTTCCTGTAATCGCAGATATTCAAGACCGCTCACGGATGTTTAAAATTTTAGATCATTATCAACCGTATGTTGTTTACCATGCAGCTGCACATAAACATGTACCGATGATGGAATATAACCCAAGTGAAGCGATTAAGAACAATGTGATGGGTACTAAAAATACAGCAGAGGCTGCACGTCACGCTAGAGTCAGCAAATTTGTTATGATTTCAACAGACAAAGCCGTGAATCCTCCGAATGTGATGGGGGCTTCTAAACGTGCTGCTGAAATGATTGTGCAAAGTATGAATGAAGAAGATTGTAAAACAGACTTTGTAGCTGTACGTTTTGGTAATGTACTTGGTTCACGCGGTTCTGTTATTCCATTGTTCAAAAAACAAATTGAAGCAGGCGGACCTATTACCGTTACACACCCTGACATCACACGTTACTTTATGACGATTCCTGAAGCAGCACGTTTGGTACTGCAAGCAGGTGCGATTGCTGAAGGCGGAGAAATCTTCGTATTAGATATGGGTGAACCAGTTAAAATAGTAGATTTAGCCAAAAACTTAATTCGCTTAAGCGGTTATAAAGATGGTGATATTGAGATTAAATTCACTGGCTTACGACCTGGCGAAAAGCTGTATGAAGAGTTATTGGATGAAGATGAAATTCACCCAGAACAAGTATATGAAAAAATCTATCGTGGTAAAGTAGAAACGATGAAAAATGATGATGTATTACGTATTCTTGATGAAATTATTCATAGCAAAGATTATAAACAAAAATTAATTGATTTAGCCAACCATCGCTATGAAGATAAAAATGGAAAAATTGATAGTAAAGATGAGGGAAACGATGACATACCGCCCTTTCGTGTAATTAATTAATTAATTAATCTTAAGCACCTGTTAACGCAGGTGCTTTTTTACTTTCAAATGAAGGTTTCATCGATCATGAATAGAGATGTAACGTATGTATGAAGTTTATAATATTAATTGAATCGTGTTGTCTTTCTTGTGGTTCTTGATTGACTAATGAGTAGGAAAAACATAGTATTGATTATAATGGAAATGTTTAGAGAGTGGGCAATCTGACCACATTCTACGGGGCTTAAGCAGCAAGTTCTTTACATAGAGACGAAAAGTACGCGTGGATTTAAGAGCGATTTCAATGTGAGAAGGGCTTAGCAGCTGCTTCTGCCACCTTTTTACAAAGGAGAATTTAAATGTCGAAAATCAAAAAAGCAGTTATACCAGCAGCAGGTTTAGGTACACGTTTTTTACCTGCAACCAAAGCAATGCCTAAGGAAATGTTGCCGATTCTAGACAAGCCGACAATTCAATACATTGTTGAAGAGGCTGCACGTGCAGGTATCGAAGATATCATTATTGTGACAGGTAAACATAAACGTGCCATTGAAGACCATTTTGATAATCAAATGGAACTTGAAAATAATTTGCGTGAAAAAGGAAAAGATGAATTGCTTGAAAAAGTTCAACATTCTACTCAACTCGCAAATATTTTCTACGTACGTCAACGTGAACAAAAAGGATTAGGACATGCGATTTGGACAGCACGTCAATTTATCGGTAATGAACCATTTGCAGTGTTATTGGGCGATGACATTGTTGAATCAGATAATCCAGCTATTAAACAATTAATGGATGTTTATGATGAAACAGATAAATCTGTGATTGGTGTACAAACTGTTCCGGAAAGTGAAACACATCGCTATGGTATTGTTAAACCTGAAAAACAAGATGGACGTTTATATGAAGTTGAAAAATTCGTAGAAAAACCAGCGCCAGGGACTGCTCCATCTAATTTAGCGATTATGGGACGTTATGTTTTGAAACCTGAAATCTTTGATTATTTATCTACACAAGATAAAGGCAGCGGCGGTGAAATTCAATTAACGGATGCCATTGAACGTTTAAATCAAGATGATCAAGTATATGCTTATGATTTTGAGGGCCATCGTTATGATGTAGGTGAAAAAACCGGCTTTGTTAAAACAACAATTGCTTATGCATTAAAAGATGATGAAATGAAAGATGAAATTGAAGCGTATATTAAAAACTTAAATCTATAGCTTTTAATCAGAAGGTGTTGTCTTGTCGGAGAGCATCTTCTTTTTTATGATTGTGAAAATTTCTTGAAGTTCGTTATTAATTAATAGTTTAGGGTATATTAATAATGAATAAATTATTAAACAACTTTTTCAAGAAAGAGTGATGTATATGTATAAAAATATCTTAGTACCATTCGATTTTGGTAATGCTTTTAATAATGTGCCTGAACAATTGCAAAAACTTACAGGTGGTTCAGAAGATGCTCAAATTACTGTGT from Staphylococcus condimenti carries:
- a CDS encoding polysaccharide biosynthesis protein yields the protein MSKIPVRQQRLIFFLIIDSLIVAFSVFLSYSILEPYFRGYSLTLLILSSLVLLCSHHIFASVFNLYHRAWEYASINEMFVIVKAVTCSMALTVLVVPFFTHEGPFLRLYFITWMMHILLIGGSRLSWRIFNRTVNRRGRKSKNTLVIGAGAGGSMLVQQMLKRPGMGMEPVLAVDDDPNKQKLTITEGVKVQGKIEDVPDLVRKYRIKKIIIAIPTLSQKRLREINEVCENLGVTVLKMPNIEEVMSGELEVNQLKKVEVEDLLGRDPVELDMQLISKELTHQTIMVTGAGGSIGSEICRQVCRFAPARIILLGHGENSIYLIHQELQKQYGDQIDIVPVIADIQDRSRMFKILDHYQPYVVYHAAAHKHVPMMEYNPSEAIKNNVMGTKNTAEAARHARVSKFVMISTDKAVNPPNVMGASKRAAEMIVQSMNEEDCKTDFVAVRFGNVLGSRGSVIPLFKKQIEAGGPITVTHPDITRYFMTIPEAARLVLQAGAIAEGGEIFVLDMGEPVKIVDLAKNLIRLSGYKDGDIEIKFTGLRPGEKLYEELLDEDEIHPEQVYEKIYRGKVETMKNDDVLRILDEIIHSKDYKQKLIDLANHRYEDKNGKIDSKDEGNDDIPPFRVIN
- the galU gene encoding UTP--glucose-1-phosphate uridylyltransferase GalU yields the protein MSKIKKAVIPAAGLGTRFLPATKAMPKEMLPILDKPTIQYIVEEAARAGIEDIIIVTGKHKRAIEDHFDNQMELENNLREKGKDELLEKVQHSTQLANIFYVRQREQKGLGHAIWTARQFIGNEPFAVLLGDDIVESDNPAIKQLMDVYDETDKSVIGVQTVPESETHRYGIVKPEKQDGRLYEVEKFVEKPAPGTAPSNLAIMGRYVLKPEIFDYLSTQDKGSGGEIQLTDAIERLNQDDQVYAYDFEGHRYDVGEKTGFVKTTIAYALKDDEMKDEIEAYIKNLNL